One part of the Dysidea avara chromosome 10, odDysAvar1.4, whole genome shotgun sequence genome encodes these proteins:
- the LOC136269419 gene encoding tyrosine-protein phosphatase Lar-like, with protein sequence MHLAAAIFAFLFFGPYTVVTANNYKEIRVTHQRVTSSTIYLRWKRHLSDGEPLTTFKVEYVGHTDYYDDTGAIQNMVSQGMETTQTDYIILSNLVPCTKYTITITGWNTVTTITSKPQNLQTLANVVGPAATPSVATQMRSDGHSHAVITIDPVAENMGCKKYQVIVMMTSYLSSVNESHDTNLEVALASQQNNTYITAEFSDSHIPTTFELGDGKWYGNYMNQPLEPGMCYQTAIRIAFIEENSRSENTYSPLSEPWCSDLLVPTLTAALEGVKKGTAVKSLALAVGIMISLFAITFIGWGIYLVCRKRGLIFYSDKIIKGPSLWKVIRGKKGPTIIEQLVKVNYHDAQDYDYWNDEADLSPGINESPHRNSETSLEHLYDAPTTDSE encoded by the exons ATGCACTTAGCTGCAGCTATCTTCGCTTTCTTATTCTTTGGACCTTACACGG TAGTGACCGCAAACAACTACAAAGAGATACGAGTTACCCATCAACGTGTGACGTCAAGTACCATATATTTGCGATGGAAGAGACATTTAAGTGATGGAGAGCCTCTAACCACCTTTAAG GTGGAATACGTGGGTCACACAGATTATTACGATGACACTGGTGCCATACAGAACATGGTTTCACAAGGAATGGAAACTACACAGACAGATTATATAATCCTATCCAATTTAGTACCTTGTACCAAGTACACCATTACTATCACCGGATGGAATACTGTGACAACCATTACAAGCAAACCTCAGAACCTCCAGACTTTAGCCAATG TGGTGGGGCCAGCAGCAACTCCATCTGTTGCTACTCAGATGAGGTCAGATGGTCATTCTCATGCTGTGATCACTATTGACCCAGTTGCTGAAAACATGGGCTGCAAAAA GTATCAAGTGATTGTAATGATGACCAGCTACCTTAGTAGTGTTAATGAGTCACATGATACCAACCTAGAGGTAGCTCTGGCCAGTCAGCAGAATAACACCTACATCACTGCTGAATTTTCTGACTCACACATACCCACTACATTTGAGCTAGGAGATGGCAAGTGGTATGGAAATTATATGAACCAACCCCTAGAGCCTGGAATGTGTTACCAAACAGCAATCAGAATAGCATTCATCGAA GAAAACAGCAGGTCAGAGAATACATATAGTCCACTATCAGAACCATGGTGTTCAG ATCTACTTGTGCCAACACTGACAGCAGCTCTTGAAGGAGTCAAAAAGGGTACAGCTGTGAAGTCCCTTGCCCTAGCTGTTGGGATCATGATTTCATTGTTTGCAATTACTTTTATTGGATGGGGGATCTACCTTGTATGTCGTAAAAGAGGATTAATATTTTACTCTGACAA AATAATTAAGGGTCCATCACTGTGGAAAGTCATCAGAGGAAAAAAGGGTCCAACAATTATAGAACAGCTGGTCAAAGTCAATTACCATGATGCTCAGGATTATGATTACTGGAATGATGAAGCTGATTTGTCTCCTGGAATTAATGAAAGCCCACATAGAAATTCTGAAACTTCACTAGAACATTTATATGATGCTCCAACAACTGATTCAGAATAA
- the LOC136269414 gene encoding major vault protein-like, whose protein sequence is MSDQKIVGIRPNFYVHVIDMNTNVTTLYVGPRNLMLADNQKLSAGPLPFVVIPPGHYCVVQNPIDDTKPIVENEQCELKFGFTEVRLHKEPFPLYPGESLAGASGNDYRPAIKKLPVVKQNHGIHLRALTDFTDDNEVSRPAGSEWQLRGPLSYVPRPEVEVVRMVNPLIIGGGEALRMRAKQGFTDDEGVDRHTGQEWLVRKFGAYLPGVYEELVSKETCYTLTNQTALHLRSNETHKDQFGKNRIVGDEWIVTMDDSWTYIPDVTEELVKVDNMVVLNSRQYCVVLDPVGSDGRPQLGTRVLKKGPDSFFLSPGEKLAEGIQNVFVLLSDEALLLTAAKEFVDITPQGDKVKRNPGDRWMISGPRDYVPPIEVNIIESRKAVALNKNEGIYVRDIRNGQVRAVMGPILYMLEAYEELFSKELDRLVEEVLRNGGGIGEGSIRKIAYFQSSVDPSLSGNKPRNKTRVVTYRCPGNTAVQVYNYQQKTARVVFGPDLVILGPHETFNVLNLSAGKPKKEGALHTFCLMLGHDYISDHITVETSDHARLKVEYSMNNYFEYESCDPGKLFSVPDFIGFACREIASRMRGMVASVPFEQFHKYSTDIVRTAVFGKDKEGQLRKVLKFPANNLVITNIDVQNIEPIDLNMRESLAKSVQMAIEIATSSIEASAKHEAKRIEQAAKGMLERQKLLNEKEAEQARNTLLELQSVAAAVESSGQAKAEAQAQAEKLLIEGQSAIELAELKAEAAKIELDQELESQEQMQTAEVAFQREQNELEIARAKELSTIEVARFKKVVDSIGSATITEIAQSGPRAQTKMLASLGIQSVIITDGHSPVNLMQTPQGIQTVIS, encoded by the exons ATGAGTGACCAAAAGATAGTCGGGATTCGTCCAAACTTCTACGTTCATGTCATAGACATG AACACCAACGTAACCACTTTGTACGTTGGTCCACGAAATCTTATGCTAGCAGACAACCAAAAGTTGTCCGCCGGACCTCTCCCGTTTGTTGTTATTCCGCCTGGCCACTACTGCGTTGTGCAGAACCCCATCGATGACAC AAAACCAATTGTTGAGAATGAGCAATGTGAGCTGAAGTTTGGTTTCACTGAAGTGCGCCTTCACAAG GAACCATTTCCACTGTACCCTGGAGAGTCTCTGGCTGGTGCATCAGGCAATG ATTACAGGCCAGCTATTAAGAAGTTGCCAGTTGTCAAGCAGAACCACGGCATCCATTTACGAGCCCTGACTGATTTCACGGATGACAATGAAGTTTCTAGACCAGCTGGTTCAGAATGGCAACTACGTGGACCGTTATCCTACGTCCCACGACCAGAAGTG GAGGTGGTTAGGATGGTTAATCCATTGATAATTGGTGGAGGGGAGGCACTGAGGATGCGTGCCAAGCAAGGGTTTACTGATGACGAGGGAGT tgatagacataCTGGACAGGAATGGCTAGTGAGAAAGTTTGGAGCTTATCTACCTGGAGTGTATgaagag CTAGTTTCAAAGGAGACTTGCTACACTCTAACCAACCAAACTGCTTTGCACCTCCGCTCCAATGAGACTCACAAAGACCAGTTTGGCAAGAACAG AATTGTTGGTGATGAATGGATTGTTACAATGGATGATAGTTGGACTTACATCCCTGATGTAACAGAG GAACTGGTCAAAGTTGACAACATGGTGGTCCTCAATTCACGTCAATATTGTGTAGTGCTGGACCCAGTTGGGTCTGATGGTAGACCACAGCTAGGAACTAGAGTGCTAAAGAAAGGACCGGATTCTTTCTTCCTTTCTCCTG GAGAGAAACTGGCTGAAGGCATTCAGAATGTCTTTGTACTCCTGTCAGATGAGGCCTTGCTTCTAACAGCTGCGAAAGAATTCGTTGATATTACCCCTCAAG GAGACAAGGTAAAGCGTAACCCTGGCGACAGGTGGATGATTAGCGGTCCCAGAGATTATGTTCCACCAATCGAAGTAAACATCATTGAGTCAAG GAAAGCCGTTGCTCTGAACAAAAACGAGGGAATTTATGTACGAGATATTCGCAATGGTCAG GTTAGAGCAGTTATGGGACCAATACTGTACATGTTGGAAGCATATGAGGAATTGTTCTCTAAAGAGCTGGACCGTCTTGTGGAAGAAGTGTtgag AAACGGTGGTGGAATTGGTGAAGGGAGTATTCGTAAGATTGCGTATTTTCAGAGTTCCGTTGATCCTTCTTTGTCTGGTAATAAG CCTAGGAATAAGACTCGAGTAGTTACATACCGCTGTCCTGGAAACACAGCAGTTCAG GTCTACAACTACCAACAGAAAACAGCTAGAGTTGTGTTTGGACCAGACTTGGTGATTCTGGGCCCACATGAGACCTTCAATGTATTGAACCTTAGTG CTGGTAAGCCAAAGAAGGAAGGAGCCCTGCATACGTTCTGTTTGATGTTGGGACACGACTACATCTCTGACCATATCACG GTGGAGACATCAGATCATGCCAGACTGAAGGTGGAGTATTCCATGAACAACTACTTTGAG TATGAGAGTTGTGATCCCGGCAAATTGTTCTCCGTACCAGACTTCATTGGATTTGCCTGTCGAGAAATTG CCAGTCGCATGCGAGGGATGGTAGCGTCAGTGCCATTTGAACAGTTCCATAAGTACTCTACTGACATTGTACGCACTGCTGTGTTTGGCAAGGACAAGGAAGGACAACTGAGGAAGGTGCTGAAATTCCCCGCCAACAACTTG GTGATCACTAACATTGATGTACAAAACATTGAACCAATTGATCTCAATATGAGAGAGTCACTGGCCAAGTCCGTACAGATGGCGATTGAGATTGCTACAAG TTCTATTGAAGCTTCTGCAAAGCATGAGGCTAAGAGAATAGAACAAGCAGCAAAAGGAATGTTGGAGCGACAAAAGCTGCTGAATGAAAAG GAAGCTGAGCAAGCTCGTAACACTTTACTAGAGTTGCAATCAGTTGCAGCTGCTGTGGAGTCTTCTGGTCAAGCAAAGGCCGAGGCACAG GCCCAAGCAGAGAAGTTGCTCATTGAAGGACAAAGTGCTATTGAAT TGGCTGAGTTAAAGGCTGAAGCTGCCAAGATAGAACTAGATCAGGAGCTGGAGTCACAGGAGCAG ATGCAAACAGCAGAGGTAGCTTTCCAGCGAGAACAGAATGAATTGGAGATTGCTCGTGCCAAAGAACTGAGTACCATTGAA GTGGCAAGATTCAAGAAAGTCGTGGACAGTATTGGCAGTGCTACCATCACAGAAATAGCTCAATCTGGTCCACGTGCACAG ACCAAGATGTTGGCTTCACTCGGAATTCAGTCAGTGATAATCACAGATGGGCACAGTCCTGTTAACTTGATGCAGACTCCACAAGGCATCCAGACGGTCATCTCTTGA